The Juglans microcarpa x Juglans regia isolate MS1-56 chromosome 8S, Jm3101_v1.0, whole genome shotgun sequence genome has a window encoding:
- the LOC121244849 gene encoding homeobox protein knotted-1-like 2, with amino-acid sequence MEDYNNHLNENSAERGNFLYASPVLAARSSGYGRTSGGSNVSSDQQTQMHINTFPLQSGGECYQSEVHPIVKTENSGSHHLQTFHYHLMRGHQAGVQQQQEGRNENSSTDVEAIKAKIFAHPQYSNLLEAYMDCQKVGAPPEMVARLSAAREEFESRQRSSVSSRSETGKDPELDQFMEAYYDMLVKYRDELSRPIQEAMDFMSRIETQLNMLCNGAVRILPSDHEKCEGMGSSEEDQDNSAGETEVPEIDPRAEDRELKNHLLRKYSGYLSSLKQELSKKKKKGKLPKDARQKLLSWWELHYKWPYPSETEKVALAESTGLDQKQINNWFINQRKRHWKPSEDMQFMVMDGLHPQNAALYMDSHYLGDGHYRLGQ; translated from the exons ATGGAGGACTATAACAATCATCTTAATGAGAATTCAGCTGAAAGGGGTAATTTCTTGTACGCTTCACCAGTTCTTGCAGCGCGTTCTTCTGGTTATGGGAGAACAAGCGGTGGATCAAACGTGAGCAGTGATCAGCAGACCCAGATGCATATCAACACCTTTCCTCTTCAATCCGGCGGAGAGTGCTATCAATCCGAAGTACACCCAATTGTGAAGACCGAAAACAGCGGTTCCCATCATTTACAGACATTCCATTACCATCTGATGAGGGGGCACCAAGCTGGAGTTCAGCAACAACAAGAAGGCCGGAATGAGAACTCCAGTACTGATGTTGAGGCTATCAAAGCCAAAATCTTCGCCCACCCTCAGTACTCTAATCTCTTGGAAGCTTACATGGATTGCCAAAAG GTCGGCGCTCCGCCTGAAATGGTGGCTCGGCTCTCAGCTGCTCGCGAGGAGTTTGAGTCGCGGCAACGATCTTCAGTGTCTTCCAGATCAGAGACTGGAAAGGACCCAGAACTCGATCAGTTCATG GAAGCCTATTATGACATGCTGGTGAAATATCGGGACGAACTAAGCAGACCTATTCAAGAAGCAATGGATTTCATGAGTAGGATCGAAACTCAGCTTAACATGCTTTGCAATGGCGCCGTGCGGATCCTTCCCTCTG ATCATGAGAAGTGTGAAGGTATGGGCTCATCCGAAGAGGATCAAGATAATAGTGCTGGAGAAACAGAAGTTCCTGAGATTGATCCACGTGCTGAAGACCGTGAACTTAAGAATCACCTATTGAGGAAGTATAGTGGTTACTTAAGCAGCCTCAAGCAAGAgctttccaagaaaaagaagaaaggaaaactacCAAAAGATGCCAGACAAAAGCTGCTTAGTTGGTGGGAGTTGCACTACAAATGGCCTTACCCTTCG GAGACAGAGAAGGTAGCATTGGCTGAATCAACTGGTTTGGACCAGAAGCAAATAAATAATTGGTTCATAAACCAGAGAAAACGGCACTGGAAACCTTCTGAAGATATGCAGTTTATGGTAATGGATGGGCTACATCCGCAAAATGCTGCTCTCTACATGGATAGTCACTACTTGGGTGATGGCCATTACCGTCTAGGACAATGA
- the LOC121244959 gene encoding homeobox-leucine zipper protein HAT22-like, producing MSLDDGACDAGLVLALGSQDKPENHLHPDQEKKIKIRKEITFSLKYDHLFPSLTLGPSDHETSTYKFSSKMEDTRKVCGEPVDLQKQAASSLSPVSSFSNSSSIKRERESGGEEEIEVEKVMISSRVSDEDEDQASPRKKLRLTKEQSAILEDSFKEHATLNPKQKQELAKQLNLRQRQVEVWFQNRRARTKLKQTEVDCELLKKCCETLTEENKRLEKELQELKSLKLAAAPFYMQLPAATLTLCPSCEKLGSNAGDVSSTSPFSIAKPKPQFYNPYTHPSAAS from the exons ATGAGTCTCGATGATGGCGCTTGTGACGCAGGCCTTGTTCTTGCACTTGGCTCCCAAGACAAGCCAGAAAATCACTTGCATCCTGATCAAGAAAAGAAGATCAAGATCAGGAAGGAGATCACGTTTTCCTTAAAGTATGATCACTTGTTCCCTTCTCTTACGTTAGGCCCATCAGATCATGAAACTTCCACATACAAATTTTCATCAAAGATGGAGGATACAAGAAAAGTATGCGGTGAGCCTGTAGATTTGCAAAAGCAGGCTGCATCTTCTCTTAGCCCAGTATCATCATTTTCAAACTCCTCTAGCAtcaagagggagagagaatcCGGGGGTGAAGAAGAGATTGAGGTAGAGAAAGTGATGATCTCTTCAAGAGTAAGCGATGAGGATGAAGATCAGGCTAGTCCAAGGAAGAAACTTAGACTTACCAAAGAACAATCAGCTATTTTAGAAGACAGCTTTAAAGAACACGCCACTCTCAATCCA AAGCAAAAGCAAGAGTTGGCAAAACAGCTGAATCTACGGCAACGACAAGTAGAAGTTTGGTTCCAGAACAGGAGAGCCAG GACTAAGCTGAAACAAACTGAAGTAGATTGTGAACTACTGAAGAAATGCTGCGAGACGCTAACAGAAGAGAACAAGAGGCTAGAGAAAGAGCTCCAAGAGCTGAAGTCATTGAAACTAGCAGCTGCGCCTTTTTATATGCAGCTTCCGGCAGCCACCCTTACTCTCTGCCCCTCTTGTGAGAAGCTGGGTTCTAATGCTGGGGACGTCTCTTCCACGAGCCCTTTCTCAATTGCAAAGCCAAAGCCTCAGTTCTATAATCCCTACACCCATCCATCAGCAGCAAgctaa